From a region of the Halomonas sp. HL-93 genome:
- a CDS encoding CobW family GTP-binding protein has product MLQELSNVPVHIITGFLGSGKTTLIHSLIEQKPVDEKWAILVNEFGQIGIDQAMFETRDDVVVKGLPGGCLCCQLAFVLQAALVNLLARSRPDRVIIEPSGLGHPAGLVDLLRGEAFQGTVEVRDIIATLDPRRLDEPRVVAHETFRDQLEIADAVALTMRNQCTAEQLSAAHAFIAERWPPRKWVHEVHDGHLPLSRLLEGGHAQGSSTTPDAHQPQSAPPSLEGGFFDFPPAPGKPQCETGSSLGYTSTGLRWHPSDCFDLDRLAAYLGELHGDVRVKGVFHTHNGWRQLNRAGGTLSVTPSAWRQDSRVEVIAAELSASHLPDADILIAAFADTSIV; this is encoded by the coding sequence ATGTTGCAAGAATTATCCAATGTACCGGTGCACATCATTACCGGCTTTTTGGGAAGCGGAAAAACCACGCTTATCCACAGCCTGATCGAACAAAAGCCTGTGGATGAAAAGTGGGCGATTCTGGTCAACGAGTTTGGCCAGATCGGTATCGACCAGGCGATGTTTGAAACCCGCGATGACGTGGTAGTGAAAGGCCTACCCGGCGGCTGCCTATGCTGCCAGCTGGCCTTTGTCCTCCAGGCCGCCCTGGTCAATTTGCTGGCACGCAGCCGTCCCGACCGGGTGATCATCGAACCTTCCGGTCTTGGCCACCCCGCCGGTTTGGTCGACCTGTTGCGCGGCGAGGCGTTTCAGGGAACCGTGGAGGTGCGCGATATTATCGCAACCCTGGACCCGCGCCGCCTGGATGAACCCCGCGTTGTCGCCCACGAGACCTTCCGCGACCAGTTGGAAATTGCCGACGCTGTCGCTCTGACCATGCGCAATCAATGTACCGCCGAACAGCTCAGCGCGGCACATGCCTTCATTGCCGAGCGCTGGCCACCGCGTAAGTGGGTCCATGAGGTGCACGACGGCCATCTGCCGCTGTCACGCCTGCTGGAAGGCGGACACGCTCAGGGCAGCAGCACCACTCCGGACGCCCACCAGCCGCAATCTGCGCCACCGAGTTTGGAAGGTGGTTTTTTCGACTTCCCGCCAGCGCCTGGCAAACCACAGTGCGAAACCGGCTCGTCACTGGGTTACACCAGCACTGGATTGCGCTGGCACCCTAGCGATTGCTTCGACCTTGACCGCTTGGCGGCCTATCTTGGCGAGCTACATGGGGATGTTCGTGTTAAAGGGGTATTTCACACTCATAATGGCTGGCGGCAGCTTAATCGTGCGGGCGGCACGCTGAGCGTTACGCCATCTGCCTGGCGGCAGGATTCACGTGTGGAGGTCATTGCAGCTGAGTTGTCAGCCTCGCACCTGCCAGACGCTGACATCCTCATAGCCGCGTTCGCGGATACCTCGATAGTTTAA
- the moaA gene encoding GTP 3',8-cyclase MoaA, with translation MTEQLIDDFGRRISYVRISVTDRCDFRCVYCMSEEMTFLPRAQVLTLEELAMVARAFTELGVEKIRLTGGEPLVRRDITQLVDEIGSMPGLNDFTMTTNGASLRKHAKQLYAGGLRRLNISLDSLDAERFKQLTRTGDLDKVIDGIHAAQEAGFERIKLNAVILKGRNDDEVLDLVDFARREALDISFIEEMPLGDVSDHSRAETFYSSDDVQALIEARYPLIATPETTPGPSRYFRMADSNSRIGFISPHSHNFCDTCNRVRVTVEGRLLLCLGNEHSVDLRAVLRRHPGNMQALKDAIINALPLKPERHHFTTDGDVQVVRFMNMTGG, from the coding sequence ATGACCGAGCAACTGATTGACGACTTTGGCCGCCGCATTAGCTATGTGCGTATCTCGGTGACCGATCGCTGCGACTTCCGCTGCGTTTACTGCATGAGCGAGGAAATGACTTTTCTTCCTCGCGCGCAGGTTCTCACGCTGGAAGAACTGGCCATGGTCGCCCGCGCCTTTACCGAGCTAGGCGTCGAGAAGATCCGTCTGACGGGCGGTGAGCCCCTGGTACGCCGTGACATTACCCAACTGGTTGATGAAATCGGCTCCATGCCGGGCCTTAACGACTTCACGATGACCACCAACGGCGCCAGCCTGCGTAAGCATGCCAAGCAACTGTACGCGGGCGGGTTACGGCGGCTTAACATCAGCCTGGATTCACTTGATGCGGAACGCTTCAAGCAACTCACCCGGACCGGCGACCTGGACAAAGTGATCGACGGTATCCATGCCGCTCAAGAAGCAGGCTTTGAGCGTATCAAGCTTAATGCGGTCATTTTGAAAGGGCGCAACGACGATGAAGTGCTGGATCTGGTCGACTTTGCCCGCCGTGAAGCGCTGGACATCAGTTTTATCGAGGAAATGCCCCTAGGCGATGTTTCCGACCACTCGCGTGCGGAAACCTTCTACTCCAGCGACGACGTTCAAGCGCTGATAGAAGCGCGTTACCCGTTGATCGCCACCCCGGAAACAACGCCCGGCCCATCGCGCTACTTCCGCATGGCCGACAGCAACAGTCGCATCGGTTTTATTTCGCCGCACAGCCATAACTTCTGCGATACCTGCAACCGAGTGCGCGTCACCGTCGAAGGGCGATTGCTGCTTTGCCTGGGTAACGAGCACTCGGTGGACTTACGCGCGGTACTGCGTCGTCACCCAGGTAATATGCAGGCGCTGAAAGACGCGATTATTAATGCCCTCCCGCTTAAACCCGAGCGCCACCACTTCACCACCGACGGCGATGTGCAGGTAGTGCGCTTTATGAACATGACCGGCGGCTAA